In the genome of Maniola jurtina chromosome 3, ilManJurt1.1, whole genome shotgun sequence, one region contains:
- the LOC123881059 gene encoding E3 ubiquitin-protein ligase rififylin yields the protein MQVRGRGCCKMPCESCAVQFSVFKRKRACSECERYYCSGCLRRGGGTMCAACRVLTTRPLARQTIAHLKVRDLQCFLQRQNVSTRGCVEKEELVSLCVLHVNSAAYRRRGSRAAGPFTALKGLTTNLNEFLSSAFDLRNPPPQPQPPGTAFRSSCRNAAHAHSPGNGVPHDIPDRRFTPTPGGERDIRVPVPEAGGEGEAGTSEREEEGARVDTTDCFEIEDLADTGWEFVTRPADPLPNDSEVLLLAAERSSRGAATPQRAASELELHRSESVLTAASQDSIGTVSLHEEIMPTDLADSSEDSPQEPINLEQFKKVSDLDLLSGKQLKELLSRNRVEYRGCLERRDLLERAKMLWRDHAKYKDQIDSLPIEDSCKICMAAPLECVLLECGHIAACTACSKQLAECPICRQYVVRAVRFFRS from the exons ATGCAAGTGCGAGGACGCGGGTGCTGTAAGATGCCGTGCGAGAGCTGCGCGGTACAGTTCAGCGTGTTCAAGAGGAAGCGGGCTTGCTCTGAATGCGAGCGCTACTACTGCAGCGGCTGcctgcggcgcggcggcggcacgATGTGCGCTGCGTGTCGCGTGCTCACCACCCGGCCCCTGGCGCGTCAAACCATCGCTCACCTGAAGGTCCGCGACTTGCAATGCTTCCTCCAACGACAGAACGTTTCCACCCGAGGATGCGTGG AGAAGGAGGAGCTGGTGAGCCTGTGCGTTTTGCACGTGAACAGCGCGGCGTACCGGCGCCGCGGCTCCCGAGCCGCCGGCCCCTTCACGGCGCTCAAGGGGCTCACCACCAACCTCAACGAGTTCCTCTCCTCCGCCTTCGACCTGCGCAACCCGCCCCCACAGCCACAGCCACCTGGCACTGCTTTCCGCA GTAGTTGCCGGAACGCGGCGCACGCGCACTCGCCCGGCAACGGGGTGCCTCATGACATTCCTGACCGACGTTTCACTCCAACGCCAG GTGGTGAGCGCGACATCCGGGTGCCGGTGCCGGAGGCGGGCGGAGAGGGGGAGGCGGGCACGAGCGAGAGGGAGGAGGAGGGCGCACGCGTCGACACCACGGACTGCTTCGAGATAGAGGACCTCGCCGACACCGGCTGGGAGTTCGTCACGCGCCCCGCTGACCCGCTGCCTAACG ACTCTGAGGTGCTCCTGCTAGCGGCAGAGCGGAGCTCCCGCGGCGCTGCGACGCCGCAGCGCGCCGCCTCCGAGCTGGAACTGCACCGCAGCGAGTCGGTGCTCACCGCCGCCAGCCAGGACTCCATAGGCACGGTCAGCCTGCACGAAGAGATCATGCCCACAGACCTTGCAGACTCATCTGAAG ATAGTCCCCAGGAGCCAATCAACCTAGAACAGTTCAAAAAGGTGTCTGACCTGGACCTGCTGAGCGGCAAGCAGCTCAAGGAGCTGCTGTCGCGCAACCGCGTGGAGTACCGCGGCTGTCTGGAGCGGCGAGACCTGCTGGAGCGGGCCAAGATGCTGTGGCGGGACCACGCCAAGTACAAAGATC AAATCGACAGTCTGCCGATAGAAGACAGCTGCAAGATCTGCATGGCGGCGCCGCTGGAGTGTGTGCTGCTGGAGTGTGGCCACATCGCCGCCTGCACCGCCTGCTCCAAGCAGCTGGCCGAGTGCCCCATCTGCCGCCAGTACGTGGTGCGAGCCGTGCGCTTCTTCCGCTCATAA